From Gammaproteobacteria bacterium, a single genomic window includes:
- a CDS encoding PhoH family protein, with the protein MTEVQNKIKTIEIEDVNNGVLANLYGFQDEHLKLLAKKTQTKINARGNHLQIEGEEENISVVENCLQLMLDEAVNESLNPEMVHIIVQGNYKNTQTEKDSQADFSEVTIQTRKGAIVGRSLNQKLYLHNIVTHDINFGIGPAGTGKTYLAVACAVDAILNQQVQRIILVRPAVEAGERLGFLPGDLSEKVDPYLRPLYDALYEMLGVEKVERMLEKNIIEVAPLAFMRGRTLNNAFVILDEAQNTTIEQMKMFLTRTGFGTTVVVTGDVTQVDLKPGQTSGLKHAIEVLKEVHDISFSWFESKDVVRHNLVQKIINAYEAFPK; encoded by the coding sequence ATGACTGAAGTCCAAAATAAGATTAAAACAATTGAAATCGAAGATGTGAACAATGGTGTTCTTGCCAATTTATACGGATTTCAGGATGAACATTTAAAACTTCTGGCAAAAAAAACTCAAACCAAGATAAATGCACGAGGAAATCACCTGCAAATCGAAGGTGAAGAAGAAAACATTTCTGTCGTTGAAAATTGCCTTCAATTAATGTTGGATGAAGCTGTTAATGAGTCCCTAAATCCTGAAATGGTCCATATTATTGTTCAGGGAAACTATAAAAATACACAAACTGAAAAAGACTCTCAGGCCGATTTTTCTGAAGTGACAATCCAAACCCGCAAAGGAGCAATAGTAGGGCGTTCGCTGAATCAAAAACTCTATCTGCACAACATCGTTACGCATGATATTAATTTCGGAATTGGTCCAGCCGGAACAGGAAAAACCTATCTGGCTGTTGCCTGTGCTGTAGATGCAATATTGAACCAGCAAGTTCAAAGAATTATTCTCGTCAGACCAGCAGTGGAAGCAGGGGAAAGGCTTGGTTTTTTACCCGGTGATTTATCCGAAAAAGTCGATCCTTATCTTCGCCCTCTCTATGACGCATTGTATGAAATGTTGGGTGTTGAAAAAGTTGAAAGAATGCTGGAGAAAAACATTATTGAAGTCGCACCGCTAGCATTTATGCGTGGACGTACTTTAAACAATGCATTTGTCATTTTGGATGAAGCTCAGAATACAACAATTGAACAGATGAAAATGTTTTTAACCCGAACCGGATTCGGTACAACTGTGGTTGTTACGGGAGATGTCACTCAGGTTGATTTAAAACCCGGACAAACTTCGGGTTTAAAACATGCTATTGAAGTTCTGAAAGAAGTTCATGATATTAGTTTTAGCTGGTTTGAATCGAAAGATGTGGTGCGACACAATTTGGTTCAAAAAATCATTAATGCCTATGAGGCTTTTCCAAAATAA